DNA from Hwangdonia lutea:
CGTGGACTTTAAACAACACCTTAAATTATCGTAAAAAATTTGGTAATCACGATGTGGATGTCCTATTAGGTGTATCCAGAGAAAAAAGCCATTTTAGATCGGTTGGTGGCTCAAACAACACCTTGGCTTCAGACCAATTACAGGCTTTGAGCGCCGGTATTGGCGATGAATCTGCCTATGGTTTTAATTCAACAAATACATTGCAATCTTATTTTGGGCGTATCAATTACGATTTCGGTAAAAAATACTATTTGCAAACCAGTATAAGGCGCGACGGGTCATCACGATTTGGACCAGATAATAAATATGGAACCTTTTACTCATTGTCATTAGGTTGGGCACTGCATAATGAAGATTTTTTCGAATCCGATTTATTCAGCCAAGTAAAACCTAGATTTAGCTATGGTACTTTAGGAAATCAACTTATTGGCGAGCATTTGTTTTTAGCGCGAATAGGTTCTGGTGGACAGCAATTAAACTATCCTTTTGGCGAAGGTGTGAGTCAAAATGTATTGGTTGGCGCTATTGCTAATTCGTTACCTACTCCAGATATTCAATGGGAAGAAACAGCAACTACAAATATTGGTGTTGATTTAGGACTTTTAAATAATAGTATTAAAGCCACTTTCGATTATTTTATTTCTAAAACAAGCGATATGCTCGTGTCTGTGCCAATTCCAGCCTCGTCGGGAATAACATCATTTCCTTTAACAAACGGCGGAAATTTAGAAAACAAAGGTTGGGGCTTATCGCTTACTTATAACAGCGATTCTGACAAAGATTTCACTTTTGATGTTTCAGCAAATATAAGCAGCTCAAAAAATAAAGTAACTAAATTGGGTGTGGCCAATGAGTCTTTTACAGATGGCTTTATTGAGTTTAACAACTTCCCAACCACAAGAACTGAAGTTGGCGGCGAAATAGGAAGATTCTATTTATTTGAAGCCGATGGTATTTTTCAAACTCAAGCCGAAATTGATGCCCATGGTGTGCAGCCTGATGCCGTTCCCGGCGATTTAAGATTTACAGACATAAGTGGAAATGGCACTTTAGGCGATGAAGACAAACGATATATGGGAAGCGGGCTTCCAGATTTTGAATACGGATTAAATTTTAATGCCAGATATAAAAACTTTGATGCGAGCCTATTTTTTCAAGGAACGCAGGGCAACAAAATTTATAACGGTGTAAAAATGTGGTTGTACAGAACCGACAGAAACAATATGTCATCAGATTTATTGAATGCTTGGACACCTCAAAACACAGGAAGCGGCATCCCGAGAAATGCATTTGGCGACCCCAACAATAATATTCGCCCATCGAGTTATTTCTTGGAAGATGGTTCTTATCTTAGATTGAAAAACATTCAAATTGGTTACACTTTTAAAGAATCGGTAACCTCTAAACTAGCCATATCAAACGCTAGAATTTATGTAACAGCCAATAATTTGTTCACCATTACAGATTATTCGGGCTTCGACCCAGGACTTGCAAATGGAGGCACATTTACAAGAGGTGTAGACAGAGGTTTTTACCCTTTAACAAAGTCGTTTATTTTAGGCGTAAATCTTTCACTATAAATTAAAAAAAAGAACAATGAAAAATTTAAAATATATAATTATAACAATATGCTTTGTCGGTTTTTTAAATTCATGTAGCGATGATTTTATTAATGTTGACAACAAAGAAGTATTAACTGAAGAAAGTTTTTGGCAAACCGAAGACCATGCTATGCAAGCTCTAACGGCTGCTTATGGCGCCATGCAAAGTGCGAGCGGAAGTAAATGGGCCTTTTTTGAGGAAATCTACACCTCTTTGGCATACAGAGCAGACGATGTTACCAATAATACCGCCGAAACCTACGGGCGTTCTTTGGCAAGTTTTTCTAACACAACCGAAGAAAGCGGCCCATACAATGTGTGGCAAGCTAGTTATGCGGGCATTGGTCGCGCCAATCAAATATTACAACAAGTTCCTGACATGGAAGCGCTTTCTGCAGATACCAAAAAAGGACTTATTGCTGAGGCTAAATTTTTAAGAGCTTACTACTATTTTTGGCTGGTAACGGGTTTTGAAAACGTACCGCTTGTTACCACATTTAGTGGCGAATTGGAAAATTTATTTCCAAGTCAAGCAGCACCTTCCGAAGTATGGGCGCAAATAGAAACCGATTTAGGTGAAGCCGAAGCTGATTTACCAACAAGTTATCCTTCAGAATGGAAAGGTAGAGCCACACAGGGGGCTGCAAAAGCGCTTTTAGGTAAAGTCTATTTGTTTCAGGAAAAATGGGGGCAAGCTGAAACTAAATTACAAGAAGTTACGGGCATGGGCTATGCATTATTGCCAAATTATGCCGATAATTTTAACGGATTAGCCGAAAACGGCAGTGAAAGTATTTTCGAAATCCAGTTTTCTGGAGACCGTTCAAATGGGAATGACGAGCGCCAAGTTTTAAACTTTCAGGTATCGCCTTATGCCTTTGGTGGTTGGGAATTGTTTTATCCATCCCAATGGTTGGTTGACGAAATGAAAACAGATGTAAACGCTGGTGGCGATATTAGTAACAGGGTTTACGAAAGTATTTTCTTTGATGATCCAAACTCTGAAATGTACAGTAGAGATTCCGGGCAAAATGAGACTTATGCCAGTGTTGCGGCTGATTTAAACCATCCTAAATACTTTAAAAAATACGCCTTTAATGCCGATGAGAATTTCTATAACGGTACAAATATCTCGGTAATCCGATATGCCGATGTGTTACTAATGTATGCCGAAGCCCTAAATGAAAATGACAAAACAGCATTAGCCATCGATCAGGTTAACATGGTAAGACAACGTGGTGGGGCTATAGATTTGGGCGTAATGACAAAGGATGAGTTACGTATGCAAATCCGCCATCATGAACGTCCTGTGGAACTTGCTATGGAATTTGGCATACGTTGGTTCGATTTGTACCGATGGCAACGTGGTAATACGGCAACAGAATCCATTAAAACCACTTTGGAAAATCATAACAAACCCTTTGCAGAGAATTTTCAAGACAAACACATTGTGTTCCCTATTCCCTTGCAAGAAATAAATATAAACACCAATCTGAACCCAAATCCAGGGTGGTAAAATTTAAGAAAAAGAGTTAGTTGTAGATTAGTTTCTTAATTGGATACACCTAGGAATAAACTTATTTCTAGGTGTTTCTTATTTTTACATTTATCAAATTCATTTTAATGATTAAAGCGCATCAATATATAAAGTTGGTCATTGTTTTTTTAAGCATGTTTATCGTTTCGTGTAAAAAGGAATCAGATAAAAAAACTCACCAATTAGAAAATGCTAGCGTTACGTTATTTACCGAAATCAGCCCTAATGAAAGCGGCCTAAACTTTATAAACGAAATACCTGAAAGCAGCGCTATGAACAGTATGGTTTACGAGTATTTCTATAACGGTGGCGGCGTTGCAGTTGGCGATATAAATAATGATGGTTTGCCCGACATCTATTTTACATCCAACTTAAAAGACAATAAACTTTACTTAAATAAAGGTGATTTTAAGTTTGAAGACATAACGGATAAAGCCAAGGTAAAAGGTTCGTTTGGTTGGACAACAGGCGTTACCATGGTTGATATAAATGCCGATGGTTGGCTGGATATTTACGTGTGTAAATCTGGAAAAGGAAAGGCAAAAAACAGACAAAACGAATTGTTTGTAAATAATAAAAACGGCACGTTTACCGAAGCTGCCGCTACCTACGGATTAAATTTTTCGGGCTATAGCACGCAAGCGGCCTTCTTTGATTTTGATAAGGATGGCGATTTAGATATGTTTTTGCTTAATCACAATGTTACTCCAATTAACACAAATAATCCGGAAAACTACAAGACTAAAGAGGATGAATTTGTGGGCGATAAATTATACCGAAACGACTCTGGAAAATTTACAGACATTTCAAAAAGAGCTGGCATTATTGGTAATCCCTTGGGTTTTGGTTTAGGTGTATCGGTGGGCGATTTAAATCAAGATGGTTGGCCTGATATTTATGTGGCCAATGATTATATAGAACACGACTATTTATACTATAATAATGGCGATGGTACGTTTTCCGAAAGTTTAAAATCATCAATAAAGCACATCCCAAATTTTTCAATGGGCACCGATATTGCCGATTTTAATAACGATGGCCTTTTGGATATTATGTCGTTAGATATGGTTGCCGAAGACAACTACGGCATTAAAACCAGTATGAGCGGCATGAATCTCGACATATTTAATCATGCCGTTAACCATGGGTTTCATTACCAATATATGTTTAATGCCCTGCAAATGAATATTGGCAACCGCAATTTTAGCGAGATTGCACAACTCGCGGGGGTATCAAACACCGATTGGAGTTGGAGTCCCCTTTTTGCAGATTTTGATAACGATGGCTATAAGGATTTGTTCGTTTCCAACGGATTAAAAAGAGATTTCAGAAATAACGATTTTAGAAATCACAAGCTAAAACGCTTAAAGCAAGCACAGAAAAACAAAGAAAAAATGGCGCCCGTTATTGAAGAATTGG
Protein-coding regions in this window:
- a CDS encoding RagB/SusD family nutrient uptake outer membrane protein; translated protein: MKNLKYIIITICFVGFLNSCSDDFINVDNKEVLTEESFWQTEDHAMQALTAAYGAMQSASGSKWAFFEEIYTSLAYRADDVTNNTAETYGRSLASFSNTTEESGPYNVWQASYAGIGRANQILQQVPDMEALSADTKKGLIAEAKFLRAYYYFWLVTGFENVPLVTTFSGELENLFPSQAAPSEVWAQIETDLGEAEADLPTSYPSEWKGRATQGAAKALLGKVYLFQEKWGQAETKLQEVTGMGYALLPNYADNFNGLAENGSESIFEIQFSGDRSNGNDERQVLNFQVSPYAFGGWELFYPSQWLVDEMKTDVNAGGDISNRVYESIFFDDPNSEMYSRDSGQNETYASVAADLNHPKYFKKYAFNADENFYNGTNISVIRYADVLLMYAEALNENDKTALAIDQVNMVRQRGGAIDLGVMTKDELRMQIRHHERPVELAMEFGIRWFDLYRWQRGNTATESIKTTLENHNKPFAENFQDKHIVFPIPLQEININTNLNPNPGW
- a CDS encoding SusC/RagA family TonB-linked outer membrane protein, producing MKKKQSKNKNHALSRMFLLLFAFTAFGFTTKAFAQSIEVNGTITDGAGIPLPGATVTLKSDQSIGTQSDFEGNYSIEVPNKQTVLVYSFLGFLTKEITVGNQTTINVSLEESAESLDEVVLVGFGTQKREEVTAAITSVNVAEIQKIPTANVATSLQGQAAGVNVSTASGAPGSNPVIRIRGLGTIGNNNPLFVIDGIPGDLSYINPADIANISVLKDASAATIYGSRASNGVVIITTKRGQTGEPKVTINSYISTHSVSDNVSVANKSQHDQIKLEAYNNVGVTPAPYLTNGAQYADSDWVGEYIGNAFEQKHDIGISGGTEKMNYNFSAGYFDNSGTVINTGFDRLNTRLNMDFKLLNDRLKVSPGLSYTRENTRGIFEPIGGGNASFSPFLDIYSQLPHKAIYDANSLNGFATPASGLGSGNPIGEGSITDRAEQDDYMQFNISATLEIIEGLNYQFQYGANVENTHFSFFLPTYNFGPQSTNDNPLLDESRSRTNAWTLNNTLNYRKKFGNHDVDVLLGVSREKSHFRSVGGSNNTLASDQLQALSAGIGDESAYGFNSTNTLQSYFGRINYDFGKKYYLQTSIRRDGSSRFGPDNKYGTFYSLSLGWALHNEDFFESDLFSQVKPRFSYGTLGNQLIGEHLFLARIGSGGQQLNYPFGEGVSQNVLVGAIANSLPTPDIQWEETATTNIGVDLGLLNNSIKATFDYFISKTSDMLVSVPIPASSGITSFPLTNGGNLENKGWGLSLTYNSDSDKDFTFDVSANISSSKNKVTKLGVANESFTDGFIEFNNFPTTRTEVGGEIGRFYLFEADGIFQTQAEIDAHGVQPDAVPGDLRFTDISGNGTLGDEDKRYMGSGLPDFEYGLNFNARYKNFDASLFFQGTQGNKIYNGVKMWLYRTDRNNMSSDLLNAWTPQNTGSGIPRNAFGDPNNNIRPSSYFLEDGSYLRLKNIQIGYTFKESVTSKLAISNARIYVTANNLFTITDYSGFDPGLANGGTFTRGVDRGFYPLTKSFILGVNLSL